From a single Methylacidiphilum kamchatkense Kam1 genomic region:
- a CDS encoding NAD(P)H-dependent oxidoreductase subunit E: MDQKLLDSLAFYSTKPNGLIPFYHKVQEEIGYIPKEFLPQIASSFNLSQAEVYGVLTFYADFRTKPPGNNILKICRAEACQANGCHKVIEKAKETLKIDFGGTTADGKVTLLPTFCFGNCANGPSVALNGKLYGRVDARKIENLIHSLR, translated from the coding sequence ATGGATCAAAAACTTCTGGACAGCTTAGCTTTCTATTCTACGAAACCCAATGGGCTTATTCCCTTCTATCATAAAGTACAAGAAGAAATTGGATATATTCCCAAAGAATTTCTACCTCAGATTGCTTCTTCTTTTAATCTTTCTCAAGCGGAAGTGTATGGTGTTCTTACTTTTTATGCTGACTTTCGAACTAAGCCTCCGGGAAATAACATCTTAAAGATTTGTCGAGCTGAAGCCTGTCAAGCTAATGGCTGTCATAAGGTGATAGAAAAAGCAAAAGAAACGTTGAAAATTGATTTTGGTGGGACGACCGCTGATGGCAAAGTGACATTACTGCCAACTTTTTGTTTTGGCAATTGCGCTAATGGTCCTTCGGTGGCCCTCAATGGAAAGCTCTACGGAAGAGTTGATGCTCGAAAAATTGAAAACCTAATCCACTCCTTACGCTAG